TGCAGCCCACCCCGTTCAACACGCTGCTGTGGCGAGCGACGGTCATCGACGGCGACCGCCATCACGAGGCCCTGGTGGGCCTGCTGGATGGCGATACGCCGCCGATCGTGGAAACCTTTCACCGCGGCGCCGAATTCGAGTCCGCCGCGCTGGCATTCGAAAAGGGCCGACGGCTGGACTGGTTCGCCGGTCCCTTCATTCGCTACGAGCTACGCGAATGGGAGGGGCGGGAAGCCCTCATCGCCACCGACCTGCGCCTGGGCTTCCCGGGGTTCTATGCCTTCGGCTACGCCTTGGCAGCTCGCGAGGGGGAAGCCTGGCGGCCGCTGGAGGTCACCGAACTGGTCGCCTCCGACTCACGCGCCGACCTGGCCACACTCGGCCGGCTGGGAGGTCGCATGCTCGATGCGCAGCCTCCCTTGTGCACGAGCCGTTTCGTTGCCGAGCGCTGGGTTGCAAACGTGCCCGGGGCGTGCTGAGTCCTACAGGCCGGCGACCAGTCCGTCGATGGCCTGCCGGGCCTCCTTGAGCGCGGCATCGCGCCGCCCCTCGCCCATGGCGAGCCCCTCGGCATAGACCACCGATACGTCGTCGATGCCGATCATGCCCAGCATCGCCTTGAGGTGCGGCGTCTGAGTATCGAGCTCGGTGCCGGCATACTGTCCACCGCGGGCAGCCAGGATGACGGCGCGCTTGCCGTTCACCAGCCCCTCGGGGCCCTGCTCGGTATAGCGGAAAGTGACGCCGGCGCGCATCACCCGGTCGAACCAGGCCTTGAGCTGGGACGGAATGCCGAAGTTGTACATCGGCACCGCCAGCACCAGCACGTCGTGGGCCTGCATCTCCTCGATCAGCCTGTCGGAGCGCTCGGCCAGCACCTGCTGTTCGGCGCTGCGCCCTTCGGCCGCGACCTGCCAGCTGGAGAGCTCCTCGAGCCCGAGGTGGGGCAGCGATTCGACGGCCAGGTCACGGTGGGTGAGACTCAGCTCGTCGCGCTCGGCGACACGCTGGCGCAGGTGGCTGGCCAGGGCGTTGGACTGCCCCTGTTCGCCGAGGATGGAAGAAGTGACGAGAAGTATACGGTTAGCCATGACGATCTCCCTCGAAGGGTGGGTGTTGATCGCCATGTTACGTGCAATTTTTACCATTAAAAGCGTATAGTTTCGCGCTTTTCGTTCGAAAAATACGAAACTTTATGACGCCAATAGGCCCCGCCTAACGGCGAGGCCTATCGAGATGCTGCACGAGGGCGCAGGCTTCACCCGCGCCGTCACATGCCTCAGCTGAAATTCTGGGCGACGAAGTCCCAGTTCAGCACGCTCCAGACGTTCTCCAGGTACTTCGGACGCGCGTTGCGATAGTCGATGTAGTAGGCGTGCTCCCACACGTCGATGGTCAGCAGCGGCGTCTGGCCGTGGGCGATCGGGGTATCGGCGTTGCTGGTGTTGACGATGTCGACGCCGCCGTCTGCGGTCTTGATCAGCCAGGTCCAGCCGGAGCCGAAGTTGGCCACGGCGTTGGCGTTGAAGGTTTCCTTGAACTTGGCGAAGGAGCCGAACTTGGCGTTGATCGCCTCGGCCAGCGCGCCTTTCGGCTCGCCGCCACCGTTGGGCGCCAGGCAGTGCCAGTAGAAGGTGTGGTTCCACACCTGGGCCGCCTGGTTGAACAGGCCGCCGGAAGAGGACTTGATGATCTCCTCGAGCGACTTGTTGGCATCGTCGGTACCCTCGGTCAGCTCGTTGAGCTTGGTGACGTAGGCCTGGTGATGCTTGCCATAGTGGTAGTCGAGGGTCTCGGCGGAAATGTACGGCTCGAGGGCGTTCTTGTCATAGGGCAGTGCCGGCAGTTCGAATGCCATGATGGTGGCTCCTTGCTTTTCACGGTGGTATGGCGGAGCTTGCCCAAGGCGCCCGACTTGCCCTGAGGAGGCTCCGCCGCTATTTTTCCAAGGAATCACTAGATTAATTCCAACCGGCCCTATGTCAAGCAAACGCGATGGAAAAGCCTCCGGCAGCCCGATGGATAGCGCCGAGAGGCTGCTGCAGCTACTCAAGACCCGCGGCCCCCAACCTGCCGCTGCCCTGGGCGAGATGCTCGGTACCAGCGGGGAAAACGCTCGCCAGCAGCTCAACAAGCTGGCGCGGCTGGGGCTGGTGACCCAGCGTCCGCTTCCCGGCGGCGTCGGGCGACCGGTCATCGAGTGGCGGCTCAGCGAGGCCGGCCACGCCCGCTTTCCCGATGGCCATGCCGACCTGGCGTCACGATTGATTCTCAGCGTGCGCGACACCCTCGGCGACGAAGCCCTGGCAAAGCTGGTCGAAGCGCGCCAGGGCGAGACCCTGGCGCTCTATCGAGACGCGCTGGGCGACGCCACGGCGCTGGAATCCCGTGTCGAACGCCTGGCCGAGATCCGCACTCGGGAGGGCTACATGGCGGAATGGCAGCGCGAGGAGGACGGCAGCCTGCTGCTGATCGAGAACCACTGCCCGATCTGTCGCGCCGCGCACACCTGCCCCGACCTTTGCCGTTCCGAGCTGACGGTGTTCCGCGCCGTGCTGGGCAAAGACGTCAGCGTCGAGCGCACCGAGCACGTGCTGGGCGGCGCACGGCGCTGCGTCTATCGCATCGAGAGCGTTTAAGGGGCAATGCCCTGACCACAGCCCCGATAGGTCTGGCCTTCGATGGTAAGGGTGACCCGGGCGGGGAAGGGCTCGCCGCTCATGTCGTCGAAGCAGGCCCGCGCTTCCAGGCGCAGCTCGAAGGGCTGCTGTGCCGCGGCGCTGGCGAGCGCCACCCGGCCGTTGGCGTTGTCCATGCCGGTGACGCGATAGGGCAGCGTCATTTCCCGCGTGCCGTAGTCGAGCACCAGGGTCAGTTCGGGCGTGTCGTGGGCCAGGTTGACGTTCCAGCCCGGCTCGTTGCCACGCCCATGGAACATCACCCCGGGGCGGTGCTGGCGCGTCAGCGCCGTGCGCGCCATGTCGGCGCGGCAGTCGAGCTTGCCGTTGGCGCTCTCCACCACCGCCTCCCCACCCTGGTTCCAGAAGCTCAGCTCCCCCTGCTGGTAACGCGCACCGCTAGCCACCACCGCCGGCGTCAGGCGATAGGCGCCATGTGCCGACCACAGCCGCAGTTCGCGCTCGCCGAAGGCCGTCACCAGGTCCTGCTGCGGCGTGCAGCGCCAGGCCTCGAAGCGCTCGGCGCCGCCCGGGAACAGCGAGGAGGGTAATAACGGTGCCGTGCTGGCGACCTTGTCGGCAGGCCGCGCCCCATCGACGGTGGCAGTGGCGCAGCCGCCCAGCAGCAGCGAGGCGGCCAGGAAAAGAGCCGGGGGGAAAGAGGTAGGGACGCGAAGCGACATGACAGTTCCTTGAAGAGTTCGAACGGCCACAGCATAACAGGCACCGACGCCCTGCGGCCCGGTGCCTCTTTCACGCGCCGCGAACGCAGCGTGCCCGCCCAGGGTCAGCCATGGCGGCGGCGCAGTTCGCGTGCCGCCTCGACCATGTTGGCCAGGGCCGGTTCCACTTCCTCCCAGGCGCGAGTCTTGAGGCCACAATCCGGATTGACCCACAGCCGCTCGACGGGAATGCGCTCGGCCGCCTTCTCCATCAATTGCACCATCCAGGCCACCTCGGGCACGTTGGGCGAGTGGATGTCGTAGACGCCCGGGCCGATCTCGTTGGGATAGGCGAAGTCCTGGAAAGCGTCGAGCAGCTCCATGTGGGAGCGTGAGGTCTCGATGGTGATGACGTCGGCGTCCAGCGCGGCGATGGCGGCGATGATGTCGTTGAACTCCGAATAGCACATGTGGGTGTGGATCTGCGTCGCATCCCGCGCAACCGAGGCGGTCAGGCGGAAGCACTCCACCGCCCAGTCGAGATAGCCCTGCCACTCGCCCTGGCGCAGCGGCAGCCCCTCGCGCAGCGCCGGCTCGTCGATCTGGATCGCCGGAATGCCGGCGGCCTCGAGATCGGCCACCTCGTCGCGCAGCGCCAGGGCGATTTGCCGGCAGGTCGTCTCGCGCGGCTGGTCATCGCGCACGAAGGACCACTGCAGCATGGTGACTGGCCCCGTCAGCATGCCCTTCATCGGTCGCCGGGTGAGCGACTGGGCGTAGCGGCTCCAGGCCACCGTCATCGGCGCCGGGCGGCTCACGTCGCCGACGATGACCGGCGGTTTGACGCAGCGCGAGCCGTAGCTTTGCACCCAGCCGTGACGGGTGAAGACGTAGCCATCCAGCTGCTCGCCGAAGTACTCGACCATGTCGTTGCGCTCGGCCTCGCCGTGCACCAGCATGTCGATCCCGAGTGCCTCCTGGCGGCGTACGGCATCGGCGATCTCGTCGCGCATCTGCGCCTCGTAGGCATCGCGCCCCAGCTCACCGCTCTTGTGAGCGCGCCGGGCGGCGCGGATCTCCGCGGTCTGGGGAAAGGAGCCGATGGTCGTGGTGGGGAATGGCGGCAGGTCGAGCACGCCACGCTGGGCCCCGGCCCTGACCGGGTAGGGGTTGTCACGCGAAAGCTCGGCGTCGCCAGCCCGGGCCAGGCGCTGGGCCACCTCGGGTCGATGCAGCCGCGGCGAGGCACGTCGGGCGTCCAGCGCCGCCGTGGCGGCGGCCACCCGGGCGCGGTCCTCCGCACCGGCGCGATTGCCCAGCAGCCGCGCCAGGGTCACGGTCTCGTCGAGCTTCTGGCGGGCGAACGCCAGCCAGCTCTTGAGCTCCTCGTCGAGCCCATCCTCGCTTTCCAGGTCCACCGGCACGTGCAACAGTGAGCACGAGGGCGCCAGCCACAGCCGCTCACCCAGGCGCATGCGGGCGTTGGCCAGGCGCTCGTGCAGGGCGCCCAGGTCGGCGCGCCAGACGTTGCGTCCATCGATGGCCCCGACCGACAGCACCTTGTAACCGGGCAGGTTGTCGAGCACTGCGGTCAACTGTTCGGGGGCGCGTACCGCGTCGACGTGCAGGCCTTCCACCGGCAGATTCACGGCCAGCTGCAAGTTATCCCCCAGCCCGCCGAAATAGGTCGCCACCAGCAGCTTGACCGGCGCGGCGCGCAGGACATTGTAGGCTGCCTCGCAGGCCTGTCTCCACGCCAGGGGCAGGTCCTGCACCAGCGCCGGCTCGTCGAGCTGAACCCACGCCACGCCCTGCTCGGCCAGGCGCGCCAGGATCTCGGCATAGACCGGCAGCAATGCCTCGAGCAGGCTCAACCGGTCGAAGCCCTCCTCGCGCGCCTTGCCCAGCCACAGCCAGGTCAGCGGTCCGGTGAGCGCCACCTTGACCGGATGCCCCGCCGCGCGCGCCTCGGCCACCTCGTCGAACAGCCGCGAGCTGGCCAGCTTGAACGCCTGCCCCTCGTGCAGCTCGGGGACCAGGTAGTGGTAGTTGGTATCGAAGTACTTGGTCATCTCGCAGGCGGCCGCAGGCGCCCCGCTGGGTGCCCGCCCGCGCGCCATGCGGAACTGGGTGTCGAGATCGATCTCGCCGCGGGCCAGCTCCTCCTCGGCGGCGAAACGCGCCGGCACGGCCCCCACCAGCGTGGTGACGTTGAGCACCTGGTCGTAGAAGGCGAAGTCGCCCACGGTGACCAGGTCGAGTCCGGCGTCGCGCTGCGCCTGCCAGTGACGCGCCCGCAGTTCGCGGCCGGCGGCTTCCAGGGCGTCGCGTTCGAGCTCACCACGCCAATAGGCCTCGACGGCCCGCTTGAGTTCGCGGCCGGCGCCGATTCGCGGATAGCCAAGCACATGAGCTAATGTCATGATAAATCCCTCTACGCATGAATGATGCGGTAGAGTCTCGCCGTCAGCGACACGTGAATCAAACTAAATATATTAACGAAGAACCTGAATAATACTCATGATAGAACTTCGTCACTTGCGCACGCTGGTCGCCTTGCGTGATGCCGGATCGCTGGTGGAAGCCGCCGAGCGGGTCCACCTGACCCAATCGGCGCTGTCGCACCAGATCAAGGATCTGGAGGAGCGCCTGGGCACGGCGTTGTTCGTGCGCAAGACGCGACCGGTGGAGTTCACTCGTGCCGGCCAGCGTCTGCTGGCACTGGCCGAGCAGGTGCTGCCGCTGGTGCGCATGGCCGAGCGCGACGTCGCCCGACTGATCGGGCACGAGCCGGGGCGCCTGCACATGGCCATCGAGTGCCACAGCTGCTTCCAGTGGCTGATGCCGACCATCGATCACTTCCGCGACCACTGGCCGGAGGTGGAGATCGACATTCCCGGCGGACACCATTTCGACCCGCTGCCGGCCCTGGCCCGCGAGCAGCTCGACCTGGTGATCACCGCCGACCCGCAGCCGCTGCCGGGGGTCTACTACGAGCCGCTGTTCCGCTATCAGGGCCTGCTGGCGGTCGCTCGACAGCATCCTCTCGCCGACCGCGCCTTCATCGTGCCCGCGGAGCTCGCCGACGAGACCCTGATCACCTATCCCGTCGAGCATGCCCGCCTGGACGTGTTCACCCAGTTTCTCGACCCCGCCGGCGTACGCCCGCGCGAGATCCGCACCGCCGAACTCACGGTAATGATGATGCAGCTGGTGGCCAGCGGTCGCGGCGTCTGTGCGCTGCCCAACTGGGCCCTGACGGAGTACCTGGAGCGCGACTACGTGAAGGCGGTGGGGCTCGGCGAGGCGGGCATGTGGAGCACCCTGTATGCGGCCATCCGCGAGGAGAGCCGCGAGCAGCCGTGGATGGAGGATTTCCTGCGCACGGCCCGCGAGACCTCCTTCGCCGTGCTGGAAGGCATCAAGCCGGCTTGACCGGCAGCTTGGCCCTGCCGTTCCCTCCTCTCGGCAGCAGCAGCGAGAAACGCGCACCGCCCAGCTCCTGGCTGTCGTCGACCACCACGCTGCCGCCGTGCCAGGCCATGACCTTCTGCACGATGGAGAGCCCCAGCCCGTAGCCCCCGCTGCGCCGGGTACGACTGTCGTCGAGCCGGGCAAAAGGCTTGAAGATGGCCTGACGCTCGCCGGCCGGTACGCCGGGCCCGTCGTCCTCGATGTCCAGCCGCACCAGCCGCGACTCCAGCGTGATCCGCACCAGCACCCGGGATTGGGCGTGTCGGCAGGCATTGGCCACCAGGTTCTGCAGCGCCCGCTGCAGGTAGCGCGGATCGGCCAGCACCTCGACCTCATCTCCCGGCGCCAGCGCCAGGCGCAGGTGCGCATGCAGCGGCGCCAAGGTCTCGATGACCCGCTCGGCGACGGCGCGACAGTCGACCTGGGTGCGCTCCAGCTCGGCCCCGTTGACGATGCCGCTGTCGAGCCGCGCGTAGGTCAGGATCTCGTCGATCAGTTGATCGAGCTCCTCGATGTCGCTGTCGATGCCGTGCAACTGGCGGTGAATGGCGGGGTCGTCGGTCATGTCCTCGACCATCTGCATGGCGAAGCGGATGCGTGCCACCGGCGTGCGCAGCTCGTGGGACACCGCGCGGATCATCTCCTGCTGCGAGCGCAGCAGCGACTGCACCTGGGCGGCCATGGCGTTGAAGGCCATCCCCACCCGGCCGATGAAGCCGCCGGCGTCGACCTTGACCCGCGTATCGAGGCGACCGCTGGCGATGCGCCCCGCCGCCAGCTCGAGGCGCGCCAGGCGCGCCTCCACGCCGCGTACGATCAGGTAGATGATGGCGGCCAGCACGCCGAGCATGATCACCAGCACCAGCAGCAGCAGCGAGATGGGAGTGGGCTCGAGCGCCGAGACCGGACCGATCGACAGCCACTGGCGAGAGCCATCGGCGGCCGGCACGGCGAGATGAACCGTCAGCGCCCAATGACCCGGCATCAGGCGAATCACCAACTCGCCGTCGCGCAGCCGGGTGAGCTGGTGGCTGTCGAGCCCCTCGGGGGCCAGGTCGCTGAGACGCACCGGCAACGCCTCGCTGGTCACGCTCTCGAGGCGCCGGCGGCGGGCCTCGCCGTTCACCTCCGCCAGCCAATCGCCCAGCATCTGCGCCAGGCCGCGCAGCTGGCGCTCGTTGAGCCCCGAGAGACGGGCTTCCAGAATGCGCGCCTCGCGAGGCAGGCGCCGGTAGAGCCGCCAGTCGCCCTCCTCGCGCACCTTGACCAGCACCCGGCCGTGTTCGACCCGCCGGCG
This portion of the Billgrantia sulfidoxydans genome encodes:
- a CDS encoding ATP-binding protein, with protein sequence MQRFLADGSFLRVYLALALALLLTFGLALMGLALVDRVRVEQYREQLAEAPLQLLTWRVAALPAHQRGDWLTQQSDLLNVRLSLREPEDAELGWFERRRVEHGRVLVKVREEGDWRLYRRLPREARILEARLSGLNERQLRGLAQMLGDWLAEVNGEARRRRLESVTSEALPVRLSDLAPEGLDSHQLTRLRDGELVIRLMPGHWALTVHLAVPAADGSRQWLSIGPVSALEPTPISLLLLVLVIMLGVLAAIIYLIVRGVEARLARLELAAGRIASGRLDTRVKVDAGGFIGRVGMAFNAMAAQVQSLLRSQQEMIRAVSHELRTPVARIRFAMQMVEDMTDDPAIHRQLHGIDSDIEELDQLIDEILTYARLDSGIVNGAELERTQVDCRAVAERVIETLAPLHAHLRLALAPGDEVEVLADPRYLQRALQNLVANACRHAQSRVLVRITLESRLVRLDIEDDGPGVPAGERQAIFKPFARLDDSRTRRSGGYGLGLSIVQKVMAWHGGSVVVDDSQELGGARFSLLLPRGGNGRAKLPVKPA
- a CDS encoding LysR family transcriptional regulator encodes the protein MIELRHLRTLVALRDAGSLVEAAERVHLTQSALSHQIKDLEERLGTALFVRKTRPVEFTRAGQRLLALAEQVLPLVRMAERDVARLIGHEPGRLHMAIECHSCFQWLMPTIDHFRDHWPEVEIDIPGGHHFDPLPALAREQLDLVITADPQPLPGVYYEPLFRYQGLLAVARQHPLADRAFIVPAELADETLITYPVEHARLDVFTQFLDPAGVRPREIRTAELTVMMMQLVASGRGVCALPNWALTEYLERDYVKAVGLGEAGMWSTLYAAIREESREQPWMEDFLRTARETSFAVLEGIKPA
- a CDS encoding MliC family protein, which codes for MSLRVPTSFPPALFLAASLLLGGCATATVDGARPADKVASTAPLLPSSLFPGGAERFEAWRCTPQQDLVTAFGERELRLWSAHGAYRLTPAVVASGARYQQGELSFWNQGGEAVVESANGKLDCRADMARTALTRQHRPGVMFHGRGNEPGWNVNLAHDTPELTLVLDYGTREMTLPYRVTGMDNANGRVALASAAAQQPFELRLEARACFDDMSGEPFPARVTLTIEGQTYRGCGQGIAP
- a CDS encoding FMN-dependent NADH-azoreductase; protein product: MANRILLVTSSILGEQGQSNALASHLRQRVAERDELSLTHRDLAVESLPHLGLEELSSWQVAAEGRSAEQQVLAERSDRLIEEMQAHDVLVLAVPMYNFGIPSQLKAWFDRVMRAGVTFRYTEQGPEGLVNGKRAVILAARGGQYAGTELDTQTPHLKAMLGMIGIDDVSVVYAEGLAMGEGRRDAALKEARQAIDGLVAGL
- a CDS encoding superoxide dismutase — encoded protein: MAFELPALPYDKNALEPYISAETLDYHYGKHHQAYVTKLNELTEGTDDANKSLEEIIKSSSGGLFNQAAQVWNHTFYWHCLAPNGGGEPKGALAEAINAKFGSFAKFKETFNANAVANFGSGWTWLIKTADGGVDIVNTSNADTPIAHGQTPLLTIDVWEHAYYIDYRNARPKYLENVWSVLNWDFVAQNFS
- a CDS encoding helix-turn-helix transcriptional regulator, translated to MDSAERLLQLLKTRGPQPAAALGEMLGTSGENARQQLNKLARLGLVTQRPLPGGVGRPVIEWRLSEAGHARFPDGHADLASRLILSVRDTLGDEALAKLVEARQGETLALYRDALGDATALESRVERLAEIRTREGYMAEWQREEDGSLLLIENHCPICRAAHTCPDLCRSELTVFRAVLGKDVSVERTEHVLGGARRCVYRIESV
- the metE gene encoding 5-methyltetrahydropteroyltriglutamate--homocysteine S-methyltransferase, whose protein sequence is MTLAHVLGYPRIGAGRELKRAVEAYWRGELERDALEAAGRELRARHWQAQRDAGLDLVTVGDFAFYDQVLNVTTLVGAVPARFAAEEELARGEIDLDTQFRMARGRAPSGAPAAACEMTKYFDTNYHYLVPELHEGQAFKLASSRLFDEVAEARAAGHPVKVALTGPLTWLWLGKAREEGFDRLSLLEALLPVYAEILARLAEQGVAWVQLDEPALVQDLPLAWRQACEAAYNVLRAAPVKLLVATYFGGLGDNLQLAVNLPVEGLHVDAVRAPEQLTAVLDNLPGYKVLSVGAIDGRNVWRADLGALHERLANARMRLGERLWLAPSCSLLHVPVDLESEDGLDEELKSWLAFARQKLDETVTLARLLGNRAGAEDRARVAAATAALDARRASPRLHRPEVAQRLARAGDAELSRDNPYPVRAGAQRGVLDLPPFPTTTIGSFPQTAEIRAARRAHKSGELGRDAYEAQMRDEIADAVRRQEALGIDMLVHGEAERNDMVEYFGEQLDGYVFTRHGWVQSYGSRCVKPPVIVGDVSRPAPMTVAWSRYAQSLTRRPMKGMLTGPVTMLQWSFVRDDQPRETTCRQIALALRDEVADLEAAGIPAIQIDEPALREGLPLRQGEWQGYLDWAVECFRLTASVARDATQIHTHMCYSEFNDIIAAIAALDADVITIETSRSHMELLDAFQDFAYPNEIGPGVYDIHSPNVPEVAWMVQLMEKAAERIPVERLWVNPDCGLKTRAWEEVEPALANMVEAARELRRRHG